The proteins below come from a single Candidatus Bathyarchaeota archaeon genomic window:
- a CDS encoding ABC transporter substrate-binding protein — MGKNKLFAFAAIAIVIVAAIGAAIVLTQNQAPPEPAATTVTDALGRTVDIPENIDSIYCVGACSLRLVSYFDAADKVQAVEPAGTFNTLDDQTYYLINKADYSKLPQIANTPEAILQLNPSLIITSLPEDTATADTLQTQTGIPVYVINANLEFGQAFYNQMTSLGTLLGESARANQLNEGIAGLINDITSAPADGSESAYACGMFYYGGASFLKGSGNYLPFDYSNVTNAIEPAANRQPYVITLETLIAANPDYIFIDSIGVSTCVTSINEGIAAKTGLGSVTAIKDGNLYSTMVYKCYGTNWDNQLINVYYVASVLNGNQYSWNFEDKANQILQLFYPDTTMTYQDIAAAQTGNGCSKVTL, encoded by the coding sequence ATGGGAAAAAACAAACTCTTCGCCTTTGCGGCGATAGCAATAGTGATAGTCGCCGCCATAGGCGCAGCCATAGTCCTAACCCAAAACCAAGCCCCCCCTGAACCCGCAGCCACCACAGTCACCGACGCATTAGGCAGAACCGTTGATATCCCCGAAAACATAGATTCAATCTACTGCGTTGGCGCATGCTCGCTGCGGCTGGTATCCTACTTCGACGCCGCCGACAAGGTCCAGGCAGTAGAGCCCGCAGGAACCTTTAACACCTTAGATGACCAAACCTACTACCTCATCAACAAAGCCGACTATTCCAAGCTGCCCCAGATAGCCAACACCCCCGAAGCCATCCTGCAGCTCAACCCCAGCCTCATCATCACCTCGCTCCCAGAGGACACAGCAACCGCGGACACCCTGCAAACCCAAACAGGCATCCCCGTCTACGTCATCAACGCCAATCTCGAGTTCGGACAAGCCTTCTATAACCAAATGACCTCGCTGGGCACGTTGCTGGGCGAATCGGCCAGGGCAAATCAGCTTAACGAGGGCATCGCAGGCTTAATCAACGACATCACCTCAGCACCTGCTGATGGCAGCGAAAGTGCATATGCCTGCGGCATGTTCTACTATGGTGGAGCATCCTTCCTCAAGGGCTCAGGCAACTACCTGCCCTTTGACTACTCCAACGTCACCAACGCCATTGAGCCTGCCGCTAACCGCCAACCCTACGTAATCACACTGGAAACCCTCATAGCCGCAAACCCCGACTACATATTCATCGACAGCATCGGCGTTAGTACATGCGTAACTTCTATCAACGAGGGCATCGCAGCCAAAACCGGATTAGGCAGCGTTACAGCAATCAAAGACGGCAACCTCTACTCGACGATGGTGTATAAGTGCTATGGCACCAACTGGGATAACCAGCTAATCAACGTCTACTACGTCGCATCAGTCTTGAATGGCAACCAGTATAGTTGGAACTTCGAGGATAAAGCAAACCAAATCCTGCAGCTATTCTATCCCGACACCACCATGACCTATCAGGACATAGCGGCTGCCCAGACAGGCAACGGATGCAGCAAAGTCACGCTGTAA
- a CDS encoding integrase produces the protein MTYSKKYSHILLEGSIKDLDLIPPKTKNTTVKSLVILSKYLGIHEQFKAELKSYGIKLFRADAFGSFMRLYTNPASDLMEWYTKASSVLRPNEKLFFQFLRLAGLRKIEGIAAFNKIIELNQQGKLSEYYNEEKSLLEHFKYKEVFLRGTKNVYISFLPKELVLSVAASEPVSYDAIKKRLRRAKIRCRTNELRDYFGTFMVRNGLIKEEVDLLQGRIPPSIFIRHYWSPSFDELKERTLQAIMSLGESS, from the coding sequence ATGACCTACAGCAAAAAATACAGCCACATACTCCTAGAAGGAAGCATAAAAGACCTCGACCTAATTCCACCTAAAACCAAGAACACAACTGTAAAATCACTTGTCATTTTATCAAAATACTTAGGAATCCACGAACAGTTCAAAGCTGAACTAAAAAGCTATGGAATCAAACTGTTCAGAGCAGACGCCTTTGGTTCCTTTATGCGCTTGTATACCAACCCTGCCTCAGACCTAATGGAGTGGTACACAAAAGCCTCCTCTGTTCTTAGACCTAACGAAAAGCTGTTCTTCCAATTTCTAAGATTAGCAGGTCTTAGAAAAATCGAAGGAATAGCAGCCTTTAACAAAATAATAGAGCTAAACCAACAAGGCAAACTATCCGAGTACTATAATGAAGAAAAGAGCTTGCTTGAGCATTTCAAGTACAAAGAAGTCTTCTTGCGCGGTACAAAGAACGTCTACATATCGTTCTTACCAAAAGAGCTTGTTCTAAGCGTAGCAGCCAGTGAACCAGTAAGCTATGATGCAATAAAGAAACGACTAAGAAGAGCAAAAATACGCTGCCGAACAAATGAATTAAGAGACTACTTCGGAACCTTCATGGTAAGGAACGGCTTAATCAAAGAAGAGGTTGATCTGTTGCAGGGAAGAATACCGCCGTCAATATTTATCAGGCACTATTGGAGTCCTTCATTTGATGAACTAAAAGAAAGAACCCTCCAAGCCATCATGAGTTTAGGGGAATCAAGTTAG